The Colletotrichum destructivum chromosome 7, complete sequence genome contains the following window.
TACGACCGGCGGGAAGATCCGAAGGCCCTCCTTGATGACGGCCTGCAGATACGGCATCTCACGCGCTTCCGCCTCGGAAACGACGGGCCGCGAGAGCCCGGCGGCATCGATCTCGGCCCGGAGGGCGGCGGTCACCCGAGGGCTCGTGATGATATGAAGCACAGTCGCCcggatcgccgtcgccgtcgtgtcGGAGCCAGCCAGACTTTGCATTATTTGTTACTATCAGAGAACGGTACCACGAGGGGGAATTCTGGCCCCTTTCAGGCCTCGTAAGCTGTGGGATGGATTCTTACAGCTGCATGAGAATTTCCGactcggcttcggcttggGTGAGCCCTCGGGCGACAAAAGACCCGAGCATGTCTTTCTTAATCTTCTTTTTGGGCCCGAAACGCGTAGCCGCGACTTGCTTGGCGATACTGAAGTTTGCCAAAAATGGCATTGTGAGCGACTTCCATGAGGCCCAGAGAGAGGCACATCGAGGTGGGAAGAGAACGACATTACTAAACGTGTAATTCACTTACCTCATGATCTTTCCGACACCGATGCTATCTTCCTCCGAGGGCATCATCTTCCGGAAAAAGGGCGACGAGAGGAGCGTTAGCAGCCACGGCAACACACTGGTCATGATGATGGTCGGCATGTTCTGCTCCATCGTCTTGATGTACTCATGCACGTCCGAGTCGGTGTCTAAGTCCCCGAACGGCTCCCCGAAAGCGATATCCGAGATGGCGTCGAGTGTGAAGTACTGTGCCTTCAGTCCAAAGTCGAAAGGCTCGTCCCGGGAAACGTACATTTCGAGCAAGCCGATGAGCCGCAGGACGTTCTGGTCGATTttggcctcgaggttctcgatTTCCTTCCCGGAGTACTGTGGCTGACTTTCAGCTGTGTGATACTAGAAGGGTCTTCGATGCTGGCTCTGTTTTCCTTACACCTGCAGCCATCTTTGACCGAAGTTTTTGATGCAAGTCGTCGTCTCATCGACAGCACGTTGTCCTTTCCAGGCTTGAGCCTCATCCCATCGTACCAATTAGACCGCTTATAGGTCGATCGCACATTGAGCATATGCTTCATCAGGTCCGGATCGCTGGTGATGAGATCGTTCGGCCCGACGCGGACAATGGGCCCTGCTCAGCGGGAAGGAATCGGTCAGTCATTCATTCACACGTCGTCAAGGGGTCGAGGGCGATTAGGTTGAAGCGTGAGAAAGCCTACCGTACTTCTCACAAGCCTCATAGAAGTCAAGATGCGCCCTGCCGCCACCGATCGCCCGGATGAGCCACAACTTGGATAAGCCGGCGGATGGAGGCCCTCGGATGTGCCGCAGCCGCGTGTATTGGCGGACGGTTGATACGACGGCGTAAGCGATGAGCATCAAAACAGCGACCGCGACACTCGCGTATGCAGAGTAAGCCCGACTCATGGTCACCCTGAATATGGCGGACGACCGATTCGCGTGCAAAGGTGAAGGAAGCATGGACGCGAGAGGAAATCAGCGCCTTGGGCTGCGGGAAAGCGAGAGCGAAAAACTCAAAAGAAATTCAGTGACGAAGGTCCCTTGTTTACCTGCCATGTTTGTTCACCAAGGCCATTAGTTCCTGCAAAGAGGCATGCGGGCTTGCGTGATGATATGGCAATGCTGCTTAGTATTGTTAATCTCACGACAATGTCACCATCTACTACCCTTCTTCAACCAATACTGTCCATGGATAACACACTCGCGATGGGTCCAGACTGAAGATTTCTCGGGAAGCGGACACGGCAGATGTGGAAAAGTAGCTTTTTCCGCACGGAGCAAGACCCGGCATGACAAAGTTGCGATCCAATGAGGCGTTTGCCGTGCTgagaacacacacacacagacacactCCAGACGTCATATTTTGGTCTCATCTGCTGTCTGATCCAGataaggagggggggaacatTTCCATCTTTAGCCTTGTCAGGATCAACCCTTGATCTGCAGACTCCGACTTGAGTCGCCAGTTCGCCACGCGCTCCGGGGAGCTTGTGTTCGATGAGACCACATGTCTTTCTTTTGACCTCCTGGAATTCGCATTCTCGATTTTCTCCCTACGTTTAATTCAACGTTTCTCTCAGTCGCACGCCGTCTCTTCGCTTTCCACCAAACAACCCGGGCATCTCATCTTCCGCCCGCCATCCGGCCCCCGAGCAGCTCACCATGGCGGACCCGACCCCGGCGTACGCCGATCCGCTCGAAGCAGACGTCAGTTGCGCAAGAAAAAAGCCTCACGACGCCCGTGGAAGCTCACCTCAATCATAGAACGCGAACGAAAACTACGCCGACAATGATGCGGATTCCGCCATGGGAGTCGTGAGTCGAACACTCGGTCGATGGTGGCCTGTTTTATTGTTTAAAAAAACAAACGCGGAGCCACTGACCAGTTTCTTGTAGTCCGTACTCGAgtcgtcttcgtccatgACGAGCAGCATCATGCAATACCGCGAGGAAAACGGGAGGACTTACCACGCGTTTCGAGAAGGGAGTGAGTTATTTTACTTGTTTTGCTGGAGCGGAGCTTTTCTCCTGACGTTGATCGATAACCAGGATATGTCCTGCCTAACGACGCGGTTAGAGACCCCAGAACCCACAACATCGTTCCCAATGCTTCGACGTTGGACATAAGCTGACGGAGAGGTGTGCAGGTCGAAAACGATAGGCTAGGTGAGGCTCACAAGCTCAGGGAGGGGGCCGGGATCTTTTGCTGAGTCCTGACGACCGAAGCTATCTAGACCTCCAACATCACCTATGCACACTCACCTTTGATGGGGAGCTATTCCTCTGTCCGGCGGGTCAGGATAAGCCGCTTTGCCGAGTTCTTGATGCAGGCACCGGCACTGGCATCTGGGCCATGGATTTTGGTAATTACAACAACCTTCAACCCCGGTTCCCAGGCAACCGATGAACGGGCTGACACTTTCTTCCATCGACAGCCGACGTCCACCCAGAGACACTGGTAGGCTGGGAAAAGCACCCGGGAACATCCAGGACTAACAAACCTCCTTCAGGTCACCGGCGTTGACCTCAGTCCGATACAGCCACCATTGTAAGACTTCCAAGCAAAGCGTGTTGTTCATGGCTTATTtccaaaaaaacaaaactCAGTGTCCCACCGAACGTAACTTTCTacatcgacgacctggaagacgacTGGACGTACTCCTACAAGTTCGACTTCGTCTATGGCCGAATGCTCACAGGCTCGATTGCCGACTGGCCGAGGTTCATCCACCAAAGCTACGAGTACGTCCACAGGCCATAACATGAACACGGAGCGCACGGCATGAAGCTGCGGAAAGGGCTGATGGTCGATTCAGATTTCTCGAGCCTGGAGGGTGGATCGAGCTGACGGACATCCTGCTCGACTTGCagagcgacgacggcaccgtcggcCCGGACTGCGCCGCCCAGAGGTGGGCGGGGCACAtgcgcgaggcggcggcgataTGGAAGCGGCCGCTGAACAGCTGCAAGTTCTACAAGCAGCAGCTGGCAGAGGCGGGCTTCACCAACGTCACGGAGAGGGTCTACAAGTGGCCCTCAAACCCGTGGCCGAAGGACGGCAGGTTCAAGGAGCTAGGTGAGCGGtgttccctccccccccccccccccccccccccttgcgcGGGCCATGCCGGTACCTGTAGAGCGGCCGATTCCCGCCAGGTCAACTGACGCGAGGTTCCCTAGGCATGTGGACGTACGAGAACCTGGGCGTGGGCTTGTCCGGGTTGAGCCTGGCCCTGTTCACGAGGGCGTTGGGGTGGTCGAAAGAGCAACTGGAAGTGTTCCTGGTCGATGTGAGAAAGGACATGAAGGACAGATCGATACATGGCTGGTGGCCGATGTGAGTCGAGtcactccccccccccccccctttgttCCCCGAACGAGAAGAAAATTGCTGAACGCTTTCTCGTAGATACGTCGTCTACGCACAGAAACCGAAATGAGCAGCTCTCAGATATTGGAGATGCTTGGAGACAAGTTAACGGCAGCATACGACGAAGCAAATATGTTTCCATCCTTCAGAGAGGTTCTACGAACAGTGAATACCATTCGAAGTCATTGCATGATCACATTCCATTATCACAAAAAAGTTGATGTAGTGGCGGCGACAGGACACAGGGAAAAAGGGCGTGTAGTTGGAGTTGGAAAATCACATTAGATTATATATCGGATTTTCTGGCTTGTCGGTAGAGGGTTGCAGAGACGTAGAAGGCTGCATCATATCATGCCATGACCTCCACAAACCGGTCGATTATTAAATTACACTAAATCAAGAAACAGCATGTTTGATCGCTTCTCGGTTCGACCACTAGATCTTGGTGACCACCTCGTCGCTGTGGGCCTCGCTGGTGCGAATGTGGTTGTTGTCCTCGACAGCCAAGGTCTGCTCGTCGTTCAACTTGGGGTTCCTCAggaggaaggcgaaggcgatcAAGGGGACCGTCAGGCAGATACCGGTGATGGTAAGCAGCCGCTGGACGTGCCTGTAGgactcgatgatggcgtcgcGCTCAGGGGTGCCGACGGGGTagtcgatgatggcgaacAGCGGCTGGCCGTAGGTGTAAGTGATGAGGGTCTCGTTGTTGAACTGCGCCAGGTTCTGCCGCAGGGTCGAGGGCAGGACCTGAGTCCAGATGGCGCCCGAGATGGTGTTACCAAAGGCCGAGCCGATGTTGTATGTGGCGAGATACAGGCCGGTCATGATGGCGAGGTGCTCGTGCTTGAGGCTGGCCTGGAGGGAGGCCTGGGCAGGGTACGGGaacatgccgccggcgataCCGAGAAGGACCTGGGCGCCGATGACACCACCCTGGCCGGAGGGCGAACCTCGGTAGTGGATCAGCAGGCCAAAGGCGACCATGAAGAGcatggtgccggcgacgatgaagtACTTGAGGCGGCGGAccttgaagacgacgaagccgaggatGAAGCCGG
Protein-coding sequences here:
- a CDS encoding Putative cytochrome P450, with protein sequence MLPSPLHANRSSAIFRVTMSRAYSAYASVAVAVLMLIAYAVVSTVRQYTRLRHIRGPPSAGLSKLWLIRAIGGGRAHLDFYEACEKYGPIVRVGPNDLITSDPDLMKHMLNVRSTYKRSNWYDGMRLKPGKDNVLSMRRRLASKTSVKDGCRSESQPQYSGKEIENLEAKIDQNVLRLIGLLEMYVSRDEPFDFGLKAQYFTLDAISDIAFGEPFGDLDTDSDVHEYIKTMEQNMPTIIMTSVLPWLLTLLSSPFFRKMMPSEEDSIGVGKIMSIAKQVAATRFGPKKKIKKDMLGSFVARGLTQAEAESEILMQLLAGSDTTATAIRATVLHIITSPRVTAALRAEIDAAGLSRPVVSEAEAREMPYLQAVIKEGLRIFPPVVGQMSKEVSNGGAGDTFKGVHLPEGTRIGYCAWGIFRRPDVWGADSHFFRPERWLEADAEKLRVMESTLELVFGHGRWHCLGRNVALMELNKVFVELLRRFDLVLVNPAEPWHSVCCGVFLQSQYWIRGYKRHS
- a CDS encoding Putative S-adenosyl-L-methionine-dependent methyltransferase superfamily, which translates into the protein MADPTPAYADPLEADNANENYADNDADSAMGVSVLESSSSMTSSIMQYREENGRTYHAFREGNLQHHLCTLTFDGELFLCPAGQDKPLCRVLDAGTGTGIWAMDFADVHPETLVTGVDLSPIQPPFVPPNVTFYIDDLEDDWTYSYKFDFVYGRMLTGSIADWPRFIHQSYEFLEPGGWIELTDILLDLQSDDGTVGPDCAAQRWAGHMREAAAIWKRPLNSCKFYKQQLAEAGFTNVTERVYKWPSNPWPKDGRFKELGQLTRGSLGMWTYENLGVGLSGLSLALFTRALGWSKEQLEVFLVDVRKDMKDRSIHGWWPIYVVYAQKPK